One Saimiri boliviensis isolate mSaiBol1 chromosome 17, mSaiBol1.pri, whole genome shotgun sequence genomic window carries:
- the ZSWIM7 gene encoding zinc finger SWIM domain-containing protein 7, with product MFRVQRSCRSPSVGAARPVGTEVPKPGWVPERGPCPGVEGTGAYLPDEYLLSLKFLFGSSATQALDLVDRQSITLISSPSGRRVYQVLGSSGKTYTCLASCHYCSCPAFAFSVLRKSDSILCKHLLAVYLSQVMRTCQQLSVSDKQLTDILLMEKKQEP from the exons ATGTTTAGGGTACAGCGCAGTTGCAGGAGCCCTTCCGTCGGAGCGGCCAGGCCAGTGGGGACCGAAGTGCCGAAACCTGGCTGGGTCCCCGAGAGGGGTCCCTGCCCCGGGGTGGAAGGGACAGGAGCCTACC ttcCTGATGAATATCTGTTATC GCTGAAGTTTCTCTTTGGCTCATCAGCCACCCAGGCCTTGGACCTAGTTGATCGACAATCCATCACCTTAATCTCATCACCCAGTGGAAGGCGTGTTTACCAG GTACTTGGAAGTTCTGGGAAAACATACACATGTTTGGCTTCTTGTCATTACTGTTCATGTCCTGCATTTGCCTTCTCAGTGCTACGGAAGAGTGACAGCATCCTG TGCAAGCATCTCCTGGCAGTTTACCTTAGTCAGGTTATGAGGACCTGTCAGCAGCTAAGTGTCTCCGACAAGCAGTTGACTGACATATTATTGATGGAGAAGAAACAAGAACCATAA